In Synechococcus sp. PCC 6312, one genomic interval encodes:
- a CDS encoding pentapeptide repeat-containing protein translates to MTSLNREEFIQAYLAGERNFCGANLSKLDYFEALLADVNLTAANLSQAYLPYAQLQRAILIKANFTEAELGDTQLYQANLTAANLAGANLSRANLRAANLQGANLQGADLTRADLRGANLAGADLRDAILSRANLDAAVLDQAQLQGTNLFQSMGLESKGIIYDFRTKFPDGHHQHFG, encoded by the coding sequence ATGACCAGCTTAAATCGTGAGGAATTCATTCAAGCCTATCTGGCCGGAGAGCGTAATTTTTGCGGCGCGAATCTGTCCAAATTAGACTATTTTGAGGCTTTGCTGGCGGATGTCAATTTAACTGCGGCTAATCTTTCCCAGGCCTACCTCCCTTACGCCCAACTCCAACGCGCCATTTTAATTAAAGCCAATTTTACGGAGGCGGAACTAGGGGATACCCAACTCTACCAGGCCAACTTAACAGCGGCAAACTTAGCTGGGGCCAATCTTTCTCGGGCTAACCTTCGGGCGGCAAACCTACAGGGGGCAAATCTACAGGGGGCCGATCTAACGCGAGCCGATCTGCGGGGGGCGAACTTGGCGGGGGCTGATTTACGAGATGCTATTTTAAGCCGGGCCAACTTAGACGCAGCGGTACTAGATCAGGCCCAACTCCAAGGCACAAATCTGTTTCAAAGTATGGGTCTAGAGAGCAAGGGAATCATTTATGACTTTCGCACCAAGTTTCCCGATGGACATCATCAACATTTTGGCTGA
- a CDS encoding SagB/ThcOx family dehydrogenase, which produces MSLAQHYHERTKYDPVTIRQRGKALDFSQQPIPYKDYKFGHLINLKQLPADLDPNLGERLSRFFYLSYGITAAVATPGDPYYLRAAPSAGGLYPAELYLIARQDSCLPAGLYNYQARPHGLIHFWESNVWSALQSACFWHPVLDHVTLAVVLTAVFYRSAWRYEDRAYRRIGLDSGHLLGNIELAANLNDFRAHLLGGFVDSALNDLLYLDSDQEAVLVVIGLADLLKVSENLPHLPTVLPSPICPTIPKIADGDLLHECHQASQITATDLTYIPKPQADPDGVVLDLCTGVAIMPPPEPEPEPEPEPTPDLYDFPGLTRVHLGVEPINWQQNCTGLENTILRRRSTRVYSGGSITQAQLAQILDFAYHPEHYQPQGLDETPDYFCLNLIKTFVAVSEVKGLEAGCYYYAPQAKELRQIRFKNFRTELHHLSLGQELGRDAAAVVFQTANLEAAITELGERAYRYLHMDAGHLGQRLNLAAMQLNLGASGIAGFFDDQVNEVLGIPVDDAVLYLTTLGVPA; this is translated from the coding sequence ATGTCTCTGGCCCAGCACTATCACGAGCGCACCAAATACGATCCGGTCACTATTCGGCAACGGGGCAAAGCCTTAGATTTTAGTCAGCAGCCTATTCCCTATAAGGACTACAAATTTGGGCATCTGATTAACCTGAAGCAGCTACCCGCAGATTTAGATCCCAACCTAGGTGAGCGTTTATCCCGCTTTTTCTATCTGAGTTATGGCATTACCGCCGCCGTTGCCACCCCTGGAGACCCCTACTATTTACGGGCGGCCCCCTCGGCAGGTGGACTCTATCCGGCTGAACTGTATCTGATTGCCCGTCAAGATAGTTGCTTACCCGCTGGACTTTATAACTACCAGGCCCGCCCCCACGGTTTGATTCACTTCTGGGAAAGTAATGTCTGGTCGGCGTTGCAATCGGCCTGTTTTTGGCATCCGGTTTTAGATCATGTCACGTTGGCGGTAGTGCTGACGGCGGTGTTCTATCGCTCGGCCTGGCGCTATGAGGATCGGGCTTATCGGCGGATTGGCCTGGATTCGGGTCATTTGCTGGGCAACATTGAACTAGCTGCCAACTTGAATGATTTCCGGGCCCATTTGCTAGGGGGGTTTGTGGACTCGGCCTTGAATGATTTGCTTTACTTAGATAGCGATCAAGAGGCTGTCCTCGTTGTGATTGGTTTGGCGGATCTGCTCAAAGTTTCCGAAAATCTGCCCCACTTACCCACGGTGCTCCCGTCCCCCATCTGTCCCACGATTCCCAAAATTGCTGATGGGGATTTGCTTCATGAATGTCACCAGGCCAGTCAAATTACGGCAACCGACTTAACCTATATCCCCAAGCCCCAGGCCGACCCCGATGGTGTGGTTTTAGATTTATGTACGGGTGTAGCGATCATGCCGCCCCCAGAACCGGAACCTGAGCCAGAGCCGGAACCCACCCCAGATTTATATGATTTTCCCGGCTTAACTCGCGTTCACTTAGGGGTAGAGCCAATCAACTGGCAACAAAATTGCACTGGCCTGGAAAACACTATTTTACGGCGGCGTTCAACTCGAGTCTATTCGGGCGGCAGTATCACCCAGGCCCAACTGGCCCAAATTTTGGATTTCGCCTATCACCCCGAACATTATCAACCCCAAGGCCTGGATGAGACCCCGGATTATTTCTGTTTGAACTTGATTAAAACCTTTGTCGCCGTCTCTGAGGTGAAAGGTCTTGAGGCGGGCTGTTACTATTACGCGCCCCAGGCCAAGGAACTCCGCCAAATCCGATTTAAGAATTTCCGCACCGAACTTCATCACCTCAGCTTGGGCCAGGAATTGGGGCGGGATGCAGCGGCGGTGGTCTTTCAAACGGCGAATTTAGAAGCAGCGATTACAGAATTGGGAGAACGGGCCTATCGCTACTTGCATATGGATGCCGGACATTTGGGCCAACGCCTCAACTTAGCCGCCATGCAGTTAAATTTGGGTGCCAGTGGCATTGCCGGATTTTTTGATGATCAGGTGAATGAAGTTCTGGGGATACCCGTGGATGATGCGGTGTTGTATTTAACCACTTTGGGAGTGCCGGCCTAG
- a CDS encoding RrF2 family transcriptional regulator codes for MKLTTRGHYSVKALLDLSLQPNYGPASVRDIAQRQDLPAPYLEKLLIEMRRAGLVNSLRGSQGGYQLAQAPGQISLGQILQAVGESSQPLFLDDTPPDLAAADWVTVSLWKRLHQKLRDALFNISLEDLYYDARSWQAAQGESASFVV; via the coding sequence ATGAAGTTAACCACCCGTGGCCATTACAGCGTTAAAGCCTTACTGGATCTCAGTTTGCAACCCAACTACGGCCCCGCTTCGGTGCGGGATATTGCCCAACGCCAGGATTTACCGGCCCCCTATTTAGAAAAACTCCTCATTGAAATGCGGCGAGCAGGGTTAGTTAATTCCCTAAGGGGTTCCCAAGGTGGCTATCAATTGGCTCAAGCTCCGGGTCAGATTTCTCTGGGGCAAATCCTCCAGGCCGTGGGTGAATCGAGCCAGCCCTTATTCTTAGACGATACTCCCCCAGATTTAGCCGCTGCCGATTGGGTCACCGTTAGCCTTTGGAAACGCCTCCATCAAAAGTTAAGGGATGCCCTGTTTAATATTTCCCTTGAAGATTTATATTACGATGCCCGCAGTTGGCAAGCGGCCCAAGGGGAAAGTGCCAGTTTTGTGGTTTAA
- the lepB gene encoding signal peptidase I, translating to MTSHNSSSLWPRLWQAQKGNLLLILIALGLALLLRFWVAESRYIPSESMEPTLWPGDRIVVEKISYYQRSPKAGDIVVFQPPPYLQAFGYKPDQAFIKRVIGLPGQVVQVHQGRVYVDGLPLPEPYIAEPPNYELPPVRVPEHSLFVMGDNRNNSNDSHVWGFLPENSLLGRAAFCYWPLEHWGPIQSTIEARLETFPGDSG from the coding sequence ATGACTTCTCACAACTCCTCTTCTCTCTGGCCACGGCTCTGGCAGGCCCAAAAAGGAAATTTGCTTTTGATTTTGATTGCTTTGGGGTTAGCCCTACTCTTACGGTTTTGGGTCGCAGAGTCCCGTTATATTCCTTCTGAGTCTATGGAACCGACCCTCTGGCCTGGAGATCGAATTGTGGTCGAGAAGATTTCCTACTATCAGCGTTCTCCCAAAGCTGGTGATATTGTCGTATTTCAGCCACCGCCCTACCTCCAAGCCTTTGGCTATAAACCCGATCAAGCCTTTATTAAGCGAGTGATTGGCCTGCCTGGACAAGTTGTACAAGTTCATCAAGGCAGGGTTTATGTGGATGGCTTACCTTTACCTGAGCCGTATATTGCTGAACCACCCAACTATGAACTTCCGCCAGTGCGAGTGCCTGAGCATAGCTTGTTTGTCATGGGGGATAACCGCAATAACAGTAATGATTCCCATGTTTGGGGGTTTCTTCCAGAAAATTCCCTATTGGGGCGGGCTGCTTTTTGTTACTGGCCACTAGAGCATTGGGGGCCAATTCAATCCACAATTGAGGCTAGGCTAGAAACCTTCCCAGGTGATAGCGGGTGA
- a CDS encoding exopolysaccharide biosynthesis protein, with the protein MAKLSQDLHRYFIESPPPEMETVSLAALLDQAGERIFGFLLVILSLPSALPIPAPGYSTPFGVALFLLALQLIAGKTTPWLPNKIMHYQIPLPQAQGVIKAGIPWLKRIEAISRPRLLPICTSTPGRVILGMAIALMAISMMIPIPGTNTLPAMGIFVVGFGLLDDDGVICLGGLVLCLMGAILSTSIIAALVWGGTSLYDTLKEGLKSLFQ; encoded by the coding sequence ATGGCCAAACTCTCCCAAGACCTGCATCGTTATTTTATCGAGTCTCCTCCCCCGGAGATGGAAACCGTCAGCCTAGCCGCCCTTCTTGACCAGGCCGGAGAACGCATCTTTGGTTTTTTATTGGTGATTCTCTCCCTCCCCTCGGCATTGCCAATTCCGGCCCCTGGTTATTCAACCCCCTTTGGAGTGGCCCTATTTTTACTCGCACTGCAACTGATTGCCGGGAAAACGACACCGTGGCTTCCCAATAAAATCATGCACTACCAAATTCCCTTGCCCCAGGCCCAAGGAGTGATTAAAGCGGGGATTCCTTGGCTGAAGCGGATTGAAGCTATTTCCCGGCCGCGCCTATTACCCATCTGTACCAGTACGCCAGGCCGGGTGATTTTGGGGATGGCGATTGCGTTGATGGCCATTTCCATGATGATTCCCATTCCTGGCACGAATACCCTACCCGCGATGGGCATTTTTGTCGTTGGCTTCGGCTTACTGGATGATGATGGGGTCATTTGCTTGGGGGGCCTGGTGCTTTGTCTGATGGGCGCTATCTTATCCACCTCAATCATTGCCGCTTTGGTTTGGGGCGGGACAAGCCTTTATGACACACTCAAAGAAGGCTTAAAAAGCTTATTCCAGTGA
- a CDS encoding aldo/keto reductase, translating into MLYRRFGRTNLAMPVFSCGGMRYQYKWQDAPLTEIPTDNQNNLEATIHQALDLGINHIETARGYGTSELQLGQILPNIPRKKLIVQTKVSPCPNPSEFRQTLEQSLGNLNLDYVDLLGIHGINNAELLEQTLRPGGCLDVAREFQAQGRVRFIGFSTHGPLDLILSAVESGQFDYINLHWYYINQTNWPAILAAQKQDMGVFIISPTNKGGMLNQPPARLVELCQPLSPMVFNDLFCLSHPEVHTLSIGAARPEDFPEHLQALELLPQADELLPPILNRLNQALIDTLGQDWCDTWAQGLPNYRKTPGQINIQMILWLRNLALAWGLVDYAQMRYNLLGNGSHWFPGEQAKDLDRRNLQQLQQCLQNSPHQAIIPQLLLETHQLLGGAAQKRLSQS; encoded by the coding sequence ATGCTGTACCGCCGTTTTGGCCGCACCAACTTAGCTATGCCTGTTTTTTCCTGTGGGGGAATGCGTTATCAATACAAATGGCAAGATGCACCCCTGACAGAGATTCCTACAGATAATCAAAATAATCTAGAAGCGACCATTCACCAGGCCCTCGATTTGGGCATTAACCACATTGAAACCGCGCGGGGTTATGGAACATCCGAACTCCAACTTGGGCAAATCCTCCCCAATATTCCCCGCAAGAAATTGATTGTCCAGACCAAAGTCTCCCCTTGTCCCAACCCCAGTGAATTTCGGCAAACCCTTGAGCAGTCCCTTGGCAACCTGAACTTAGACTATGTGGATCTGTTGGGGATTCATGGGATCAATAACGCCGAATTATTGGAGCAAACCCTCCGGCCTGGGGGCTGTTTGGATGTGGCGCGCGAGTTTCAAGCCCAAGGACGGGTGCGGTTTATTGGTTTTTCGACCCACGGCCCCCTAGATCTGATTCTGTCAGCCGTTGAATCCGGCCAATTTGACTACATTAACCTCCACTGGTACTACATTAATCAGACCAACTGGCCCGCCATTCTCGCAGCCCAAAAACAGGATATGGGGGTCTTTATTATCAGCCCAACCAACAAAGGGGGAATGCTGAATCAACCACCCGCCCGCCTTGTGGAGCTTTGCCAACCCCTAAGTCCCATGGTCTTTAATGATCTGTTTTGTCTGAGTCATCCCGAAGTCCATACCCTGAGTATCGGTGCTGCCCGGCCAGAAGATTTTCCGGAACATTTGCAAGCTTTAGAGTTGTTGCCCCAGGCCGATGAACTGTTACCACCCATCCTCAACCGCTTAAACCAGGCCCTGATTGATACCCTTGGCCAAGACTGGTGTGATACCTGGGCACAAGGCCTACCAAACTATAGAAAGACTCCTGGACAAATTAATATTCAGATGATCCTCTGGTTGCGGAACCTGGCATTGGCCTGGGGACTGGTGGATTATGCCCAGATGCGCTACAACCTGCTGGGGAATGGTAGTCATTGGTTTCCGGGTGAACAAGCCAAAGACCTAGACAGGCGCAATCTTCAGCAACTCCAACAATGCCTCCAGAACAGTCCCCATCAAGCCATCATTCCTCAGTTACTCCTAGAAACCCATCAACTCCTGGGCGGGGCGGCCCAAAAACGCTTATCCCAAAGTTAA